Proteins encoded within one genomic window of Oscarella lobularis chromosome 6, ooOscLobu1.1, whole genome shotgun sequence:
- the LOC136188165 gene encoding protein boule-like, translating to MSPGQNCNVWSGRQSILTRFHGPSPRVEKVNIMTTASEGIDESGCETIPNRIFVGGIAFRTTELELKMYFQTFGAVRDSTIITDQKGLSKGYGFITFECQEDASRVQEQGTVYLKGKKLNIGPAIRKQSTTSRTRKRSVDRSSDDDSFESPQPSAASSPPSAPVAPVDLSQFSHKTVTPMCTLCCTCPAGLAYAAPPAPTHSHCSHPPGFVPVASTPTNAWYYPAPTQQFCQAPLMQQSLMQQSQCRPYVGQTNNASSTYYYYNGGALLSPDHRLVFPTPTSARCMRMPRLPPQ from the exons ATGAGTCCCGGACAAAACTGCAACGTGTGGTCTGGGCGTCAGTCCATCCTGACGCGCTTCCACGGCCCATCTCCCCGAGTCGAAAAGGTGAATATAATG ACGACCGCGAGCgaaggaatcgacgaaagcggatGCGAGACGATCCCGAATCGAATATTCGTCGGCGGCATTGCCTTCAGA ACAACAGAGCTCGAACTGAAGATGTACTTCCAGACGTTTGGCGCTGTGCGCGACTCGACGATCATCACCGATCAAAAAGGACTATCGAAAGG GTACGGTTTCATTACGTTCGAGTGCCAAGAGGACGCCAGTCGCGTGCAAGAGCAG GGTACAGTGTACTTGAAGGGGAAGAAACTGAACATCGGACCAGCGATTCGTAAACAG tcgacgacgtcgagaacacggaaacgaagcgtcgaccgatcgtcggacgacgacagtTTCGAGTCGCCGCAGCCGAGcgccgcctcgtcgccgccgagcgCTCCAGTCGCTCCAGTCGACCTGTCTCAATTCAGTCACAAGACCGTGACGCCGATGTGTACCTTGTGTTGTACATGTCCCGCGGGGCTCGCTTACGCTGCCCCGCCGGCTCCCACGCATTCGCATTGCAGTCACCCGCCGGGATTCGTCCCTGTCGCCTCAACGCCGACGAATGCTTGGTATTATCCGGCACCGACTCAACAGTTTTGCCAG GCTCCGTTAATGCAGCAATCGTTAATGCAGCAATCGCAGTGTCGACCTTACGTCGGGCAG ACGAACAACGCCAGTTCGacgtattattattataacgGCGGCGCGCTCCTTTCTCCCGATCATCGTCTCGTTTTTCCGACGCCTACATCCGCTCGATGTATGAGGATGCCCCGCCTCCCTCCTCAATGA
- the LOC136188166 gene encoding E3 SUMO-protein ligase PIAS3-like: MIKDKMKNSFESEVALMSLRVSLLCPLGKMKMKWPCRGSDCKHLQCFDGELYVQLYVQMNEKVQMNEKKSSWRCPLCKNFLPFDDLTVDGYFLDILASNPSGLDIEFSQDGSWSVFKEKRTGNIGKRDSVPTPPVSKARVIDLTLDSDEED; encoded by the exons ATGA TCAAGGATAAAATGAAGAATTCCTTTGAGAGCGAAGTGGCTCTGATGAGTCTGAGGGTGTCCCTACTATGCCCG TTgggaaaaatgaaaatgaaatggcCGTGCAG GGGATCTGATTGTAAGCATTTGCAGTGCTTTGACGGGGAGCTCTACGTGCAGCTCTACGTGCAGATGAACGAAAAGGTGCAGATGAACGAAAA AAAGTCGTCTTGGCGTTGCCCTCTCTGTAAGAATTTTCTGCCTTTTGATGACTTGACTGTTGACGG ATACTTTCTTGACATTCTGGCGTCAAATCCAAGCGGGCTGGATATCGAGTTTAGTCAAGATGGTTCATGGAGTGTTTTCAAGGAGAAGCGGACAG GTAATATTGGGAAGAGAGACAGCGTTCCTACACCACCCGTCTCCAAAGCACGTGTTATTGATTTGACCCTggacagcgacgaagaagactaA